The following are encoded in a window of Longimicrobiaceae bacterium genomic DNA:
- a CDS encoding phosphoenolpyruvate carboxylase translates to MTRWQGLHVETEGTGISQPLSEQVNLLGGMLGQAISRQAGPEMLALVEELRLLCKRAANENAPQLRDRAAETVRGLDHERIVWLLRAYTAFFHLVNQAEKQEIVRINRERARHGAGETRPESIDQAVAELKARGLSKADALTLLARLDVQPTLTAHPTEARRRSILLKQQRIAALLQGARGCDATPEETEAALDELANQIALLLATDEVRGERPTVQDEVEHGLYFLLGPIWEAIPRIHEDLRRALARHYGDAADGASADAASADGASGDEKPAASGSTAGASGDAHRDDDSASGDVDRADGGAVRGTSADAQMAAPSGDAAPGNAESASCASTDGVPVFLRYRSWIGGDRDGNPNVTPQVTRWTLAAHRRAVLGQYLGELRELRRELSLSERWAPAPPELLESIDRDGAEVKLEGRHTRGEPYRLKTSYLMARIEGLRAAASRDVAALDASSSAVPPLADAGSGAAMYDGARFVADLELLERCLAGSGFGDVARHGRLARLLVLARTFGFHVAALDVRQHSGVHEEAVAAILRAAGVADDYASLDEDARLAVLSAELRNPRPLLPPGAELPDAARIALETFAVVREALAREPASIGSYIVSMTHDTSDLLEPLLLAKEAGLWRPGTPCPLDVVPLFETIEDLDASDARMRALFAQPEYAAHLQARGRFQEIMVGYSDSNKDGGYWMANWALHRALDRLGRACAAAGVDVRFFHGRGGTVGRGGGRAGEAILGMPPAVHNGRIRVTEQGEVISFRYALPELARRHMEQLANAMIVSLASASAGGEQAERGRDADAERLMDRIATRSMEAYRGLVDAPGFWDWFTRATPIEQISRLPIASRPVARTGGKANLENLRAVPWVFAWTQVRYLVPGWYGIGAALAEAMEDEGAADTLARLEREWTFFRAVVENAEREMARARLPIARHYAALAEDVAPDADPRDGNVDRDGAEAETPRAIEADFERARRAILRITGERELLDNSPVIQKSISLRNPYTDVLNLLQVELIRRYRAAAEDDREPLRQALFLSVNGIAAAMQSTG, encoded by the coding sequence ATGACGCGCTGGCAGGGGCTACACGTAGAGACGGAAGGCACGGGCATCTCGCAGCCGCTGAGCGAGCAGGTGAACCTGCTGGGCGGCATGCTGGGGCAGGCCATCAGCCGGCAGGCGGGGCCGGAGATGCTGGCGCTGGTGGAAGAGCTCCGGCTGCTGTGCAAGCGCGCCGCGAACGAGAACGCGCCGCAGCTGCGCGACCGGGCGGCCGAGACCGTCCGCGGGCTGGACCACGAGCGCATCGTGTGGCTGCTGCGGGCGTACACCGCGTTCTTCCACCTGGTGAACCAGGCCGAGAAGCAGGAGATCGTGCGCATCAACCGCGAGCGGGCGCGGCACGGCGCGGGCGAGACGCGGCCCGAGTCCATCGACCAGGCCGTCGCGGAGCTGAAGGCGCGCGGGCTGTCGAAGGCCGATGCGCTGACGCTGCTCGCGCGGCTGGACGTGCAGCCCACCCTCACCGCGCACCCCACCGAGGCGCGGCGGCGCAGCATATTGCTCAAGCAGCAGCGCATCGCCGCGCTGCTCCAGGGCGCGCGCGGCTGCGACGCCACGCCCGAGGAGACCGAGGCGGCGCTGGACGAGCTGGCCAACCAGATCGCGCTCCTCCTCGCCACCGACGAGGTGCGCGGCGAGCGCCCCACCGTGCAGGACGAGGTGGAGCACGGCCTCTACTTTCTGCTGGGTCCCATCTGGGAGGCCATTCCCCGCATCCACGAAGACCTCCGCCGCGCCCTCGCCCGCCACTACGGCGACGCGGCGGATGGCGCGTCCGCAGATGCTGCATCGGCAGATGGCGCTTCGGGAGATGAGAAGCCTGCCGCCAGCGGCTCGACAGCAGGCGCTTCGGGAGATGCGCATCGCGACGATGACAGCGCATCGGGAGATGTGGATCGGGCGGACGGCGGTGCGGTCCGCGGCACATCGGCGGATGCGCAGATGGCGGCCCCTTCGGGAGATGCCGCGCCGGGCAACGCGGAGTCGGCCAGTTGTGCATCTACCGACGGCGTGCCGGTGTTCCTGCGCTACAGGTCGTGGATCGGCGGGGACCGCGACGGGAACCCGAACGTGACGCCGCAGGTCACGCGCTGGACGCTGGCCGCGCACCGCCGCGCCGTGCTGGGCCAGTACCTGGGCGAGCTTCGTGAGCTGCGCCGCGAGCTGAGCCTGTCCGAGCGCTGGGCACCCGCGCCGCCGGAGCTGCTGGAGTCCATCGACCGCGACGGGGCGGAGGTGAAGCTGGAGGGCCGCCACACGCGCGGCGAGCCGTACCGCCTGAAGACCAGCTACCTGATGGCGCGCATCGAAGGCCTGCGCGCCGCCGCGAGCCGCGACGTCGCCGCGCTGGACGCATCCTCATCCGCCGTCCCCCCGCTGGCCGACGCCGGTTCGGGGGCGGCGATGTACGACGGCGCGCGGTTCGTCGCGGACCTGGAGCTGCTGGAGCGGTGCCTGGCGGGGAGCGGCTTCGGCGACGTGGCGCGGCACGGGCGGCTGGCGCGGCTGCTGGTGCTGGCGCGCACCTTCGGCTTCCACGTGGCCGCGCTGGACGTGCGCCAGCACAGCGGCGTGCACGAAGAGGCGGTGGCCGCCATCCTCCGCGCCGCGGGAGTGGCGGACGACTACGCGTCGCTCGATGAAGATGCGCGCCTGGCCGTGCTCTCCGCCGAGCTGCGCAACCCGCGGCCGCTGCTCCCGCCCGGCGCCGAGCTGCCGGACGCTGCGCGCATCGCCCTGGAGACGTTCGCCGTGGTGCGCGAGGCGCTGGCGCGCGAGCCGGCCAGCATCGGCAGCTACATCGTGAGCATGACGCACGACACCAGCGACCTGCTGGAGCCGCTGCTGCTGGCCAAGGAGGCGGGGCTGTGGCGCCCCGGCACGCCCTGCCCGCTGGACGTGGTGCCGCTGTTCGAGACCATCGAGGACCTGGACGCCAGCGACGCGCGCATGCGGGCGCTGTTCGCGCAGCCCGAGTACGCCGCGCACCTGCAGGCGCGCGGGCGGTTCCAGGAGATCATGGTCGGCTACTCGGACAGCAACAAGGACGGGGGCTACTGGATGGCGAACTGGGCGCTGCACCGGGCGCTGGACCGCCTGGGCCGCGCCTGCGCCGCGGCGGGCGTGGACGTGCGCTTCTTCCACGGCCGCGGCGGCACCGTGGGCCGCGGCGGCGGCCGCGCCGGCGAGGCCATCCTGGGCATGCCGCCGGCCGTGCACAACGGCCGCATCCGCGTGACCGAGCAGGGCGAGGTCATCTCGTTCCGGTACGCGCTGCCGGAGCTGGCGCGGCGACACATGGAGCAGCTCGCGAACGCGATGATCGTCTCCCTCGCCTCCGCGTCCGCGGGCGGGGAGCAGGCGGAGCGCGGACGGGATGCGGATGCGGAGCGGCTGATGGACCGCATCGCCACGCGGTCGATGGAGGCGTACCGCGGGCTGGTGGACGCGCCGGGGTTCTGGGACTGGTTCACGCGCGCCACGCCCATCGAGCAGATCAGCCGCCTGCCCATCGCGTCGCGACCGGTGGCGCGCACGGGCGGCAAGGCGAACCTGGAGAACCTGCGCGCGGTGCCGTGGGTGTTTGCGTGGACTCAGGTGCGCTACCTCGTGCCCGGCTGGTACGGCATCGGCGCCGCGCTCGCCGAGGCGATGGAGGACGAAGGCGCCGCGGACACGCTCGCTCGCCTGGAGCGCGAGTGGACCTTCTTCCGTGCCGTGGTGGAGAACGCCGAGCGCGAGATGGCCCGCGCCCGCCTCCCCATCGCCCGCCACTACGCCGCACTCGCCGAAGACGTCGCGCCGGACGCCGATCCCCGCGATGGAAACGTCGATCGAGACGGCGCCGAGGCGGAGACTCCGCGCGCGATCGAAGCGGATTTCGAGCGGGCCCGCCGCGCGATCCTGCGCATCACGGGCGAGCGCGAGCTCCTGGACAACAGCCCTGTGATCCAGAAGTCCATCTCGCTCCGCAACCCCTACACGGACGTGCTCAACCTCCTCCAGGTCGAGCTGATCCGCCGCTACCGCGCCGCCGCGGAGGACGACCGCGAGCCGCTGCGCCAGGCGCTCTTCCTCAGCGTGAACGGCATCGCCGCCGCCATGCAGAGCACGGGGTGA